In Fluviicola taffensis DSM 16823, the following are encoded in one genomic region:
- a CDS encoding efflux RND transporter periplasmic adaptor subunit, with protein MNYSGVFLFGVLLLLASCADQKANKQVTETYPVTSPIHIDTNTFIEYVADISAVRNIEIRAKAAGYLEKVHVDEGSYVTQGQLLFSINNREYSEALAKDRALLKMARAEAKNAELELTNTKMLLDKNVISHIEYEFAKNKLQIAKAKVEEMLAEEAHGIQMLSYAEIRAPFNGTISRLPHKIGSLIEDGTLLTDLSQNDEIFAYFNVSEKEYLDFMSKIARGNELDRQVQLVMANGELHKSDGLIEMVNGQIDPQTGNLAIRARFSNKGKILKHGASGKIRMQQEFRQALIIPQKATFEIQDKVFVYLLDRQGHVKTRRVEIKARIPHFYIISKGLHKNDVIIYEGIQSVSDGMKVKLEKIPLKRIIRELSTVN; from the coding sequence ATGAATTATTCCGGTGTATTCCTTTTTGGAGTACTGCTTCTGCTTGCGTCATGCGCAGATCAAAAAGCAAATAAACAAGTTACAGAAACGTATCCCGTAACTTCCCCCATTCATATCGATACAAATACCTTTATTGAATATGTGGCTGATATTTCAGCTGTTAGAAACATTGAAATTCGCGCAAAAGCTGCGGGATATCTTGAAAAGGTTCATGTAGATGAAGGTTCTTACGTGACTCAAGGACAACTCCTTTTTAGTATCAATAACCGCGAGTATAGCGAAGCTTTGGCAAAAGATAGAGCCTTATTGAAAATGGCACGTGCCGAAGCAAAAAATGCAGAATTGGAACTGACGAATACCAAAATGCTCTTAGACAAAAATGTAATTTCGCACATTGAGTATGAGTTTGCGAAAAACAAATTACAGATTGCTAAAGCGAAGGTCGAGGAAATGCTTGCCGAAGAAGCACATGGCATTCAAATGCTCTCCTATGCCGAGATTCGGGCTCCGTTTAATGGAACAATTTCTAGATTACCGCATAAAATAGGTTCCTTGATTGAAGACGGAACACTACTGACCGATTTGTCACAAAATGACGAAATTTTCGCCTATTTCAATGTCTCTGAAAAAGAGTATTTGGATTTCATGTCAAAAATTGCCCGAGGAAATGAACTTGATCGACAAGTGCAACTGGTGATGGCGAATGGAGAACTGCATAAAAGTGATGGGTTGATTGAAATGGTCAATGGACAAATTGACCCTCAGACTGGAAACTTAGCTATTCGTGCCCGATTTAGCAATAAGGGAAAGATTCTTAAGCATGGTGCTAGTGGTAAAATAAGAATGCAGCAAGAATTCCGACAAGCATTGATTATTCCTCAAAAGGCCACCTTTGAAATTCAAGATAAAGTGTTTGTTTATTTATTGGATAGACAAGGTCATGTCAAAACACGTCGTGTTGAAATCAAAGCACGAATTCCACACTTTTATATTATCTCAAAAGGATTGCATAAAAATGATGTCATTATTTACGAAGGAATTCAGTCTGTTAGTGATGGAATGAAAGTGAAGCTTGAAAAAATTCCATTGAAACGAATTATTCGTGAGTTGTCAACAGTCAATTAA
- a CDS encoding GNAT family N-acetyltransferase produces MNELILKTNRLVLLELNLADIDKIHTLHSLPETDEFNTMGIPENREVTEKIVTDWLNIQKQESPDRYTFKIECDTDFVGLIGLKNTVISNYRTAEVWYKLHKDFWGNGYATEAVTRILEFCFSELNLHRVESGCAIENIGSIRVLEKVGMIREGRKRKKLPIRGEWKDNYFYAILEEDFRLI; encoded by the coding sequence ATGAACGAACTGATACTGAAAACAAATAGATTAGTGCTTTTAGAGTTAAATTTAGCCGATATTGATAAAATTCACACCCTTCATTCTTTGCCAGAAACGGATGAATTTAATACGATGGGAATTCCTGAAAATAGGGAAGTCACCGAGAAAATAGTGACAGATTGGTTGAATATTCAAAAACAAGAATCTCCAGATAGGTATACCTTTAAAATTGAATGTGATACTGATTTCGTTGGTTTGATTGGTTTGAAAAATACCGTAATATCCAATTACAGAACTGCTGAAGTTTGGTACAAACTCCACAAGGACTTTTGGGGTAATGGATATGCGACAGAAGCAGTAACTAGGATTTTAGAATTTTGCTTTTCAGAATTGAATCTCCATCGTGTTGAATCAGGTTGCGCCATTGAGAATATTGGGTCAATTCGAGTTCTTGAAAAAGTTGGTATGATCAGAGAAGGACGAAAAAGAAAAAAACTGCCAATTCGCGGAGAGTGGAAGGATAATTATTTCTATGCTATTTTGGAAGAAGATTTTAGATTAATCTAA
- a CDS encoding DUF6157 family protein yields the protein MKIHTTNYFDTFIAVADDCPSGNGEIPPVKENGKTIANLQVELLSKNPYKYTSDDVLFQVFADRNELVQSEYIEARTQFFSKGQPCFRASALTKRYGWGVHFDKEGKMALFGSESEEYKQFMEDESLKVVKAMKSNR from the coding sequence ATGAAAATCCACACTACAAATTACTTTGATACATTCATTGCTGTAGCTGATGATTGTCCTTCAGGGAATGGAGAAATTCCTCCGGTAAAGGAGAATGGTAAAACAATAGCAAATTTACAGGTTGAACTACTCAGTAAAAATCCGTACAAATATACTTCTGATGATGTGCTATTTCAGGTTTTTGCAGATAGAAATGAGTTGGTTCAAAGCGAATACATAGAAGCTAGAACACAGTTTTTCTCGAAAGGTCAACCGTGTTTTAGAGCTTCAGCTCTCACAAAGCGTTACGGTTGGGGAGTTCATTTCGACAAAGAAGGAAAAATGGCACTTTTTGGTTCTGAGAGCGAAGAATACAAGCAGTTTATGGAAGACGAGAGCTTGAAGGTTGTAAAAGCCATGAAATCGAATAGATAG